The genome window CGTATCGCGCGTTCGCCCGCGCGCTGGAACTGTTCTTCCCCGATGCCGGCACCCCGAAAGTCGCTCCCGGCACTTCGCCTGTCGATGAAACCGCCCAAATCGAAGATGGCGTGATCATCGAGCCGGGCGCAGTGATCGGTGCGGGCGCATCCATCGGGCGGGGCACGCGCATCGCGGCCGGCGCGGTGATTGGTTACCGTGTCGCCATTGGCCGCGACGGCTTCATCGGTCCCGGTGCTTCAATCACGCACGCGCTCATCGGTAATCGCGTCATCATCCACGCGGGCGCTCGCGTCGGGCAGGACGGGTTCGGCTTTGCAATGGGCCCCGGCGGCCACTACAAGGTGCGGCAAGTTGGCCGCGTCATCATCCAGGACGATGTCGAGATTGGCGCGAATAGCACCATCGACCGCGGCGCGCTGAAGGATACGATAATCGGCGAGGGGACGAAGATCGACAATCTCGTTCAGATCGCCCATAACGTCGTTATCGGAAGGCATTGCGTTATTGCAGCACTGACAGGTATCTCGGGCAGTACCGTCCTGGAAGATTACGTGGCGATGGGCGGCCAGTGCGGAACCGTCGGGCACATCAGAATCGGAGCCGGTGCTCAAATCGGCGCGCAGAGCGGCGTTTCGTCCAGTATACCTCGCGGCGAACGATGGGGAGGCACTCCGGCCAAGCCCATGGCGGCATGGGCGCGTGAAGTGGCGCTATTGAAGCGTCTCGCTAAGCGCAAAGCCGCAGACAATCCGGGCGACACCAACGATTAGAAGTCATGAGCATGTCCAACACATCCGAGCCTCAACTGGAAAGCGAAACGCGGCAAGAGCGCAGGGAACTCGGCACGGCTGATATCACCCGCATTCTCAAGCTTTTGCCCCACCGCTACCCGTTCCTCCTTGTCGATCGGATTATCGAGATGGATGGCGACAGCTCCGCGATCGGCATCAAGAACGTGACGATCAACGAGCCGTTCTTTCAGGGGCACTTCCCGAATTTTCCGGTCATGCCGGGCGTCCTTCTCATTGAGGGCATGGCGCAAACGGCTGGCGCGCTTTGCATGGCGAGCCTTTCGAATTTCGAGCCTCAGCTCGTTTACTTCATGTCGATCGACCGCGCCCGTTTCCGTCGGCCCGTGCTGCCGGGCGATCAGGTGCACTTCCATATGACCAAGAAGCGGAATCGCGGGCGCGTCTGGCGGTTCGACGGCAAAGCCAGGGTGAACGGTCAGCTTGTGGCGGAAGCAGAGATCAGCGCCATGATCGTCGATGCGAACGACAACAAGGGCGCTTAGAGCGCGTAGGTCTGTCATGACACAGATGCTGGTGCATTCTTCGGCGGCGATCGATCCGCGCGCAACGCTCGAAGAGGGCGTCGAAATCGGACCGTTCGCGGTAATCGGGCCGAATGTCACGTTGCGCAAGAACGTCAAGGTCCATGCGCACGTCGTCATCACCGGCGCGACGGAAATCGGTGAAGGGTGCGAAATTCATCCCTTCGCGGTGCTTGGCGGTCCCCCGCAGGACGTGAAATACCAGGGCGAACGTAGCGAACTTTTCGTAGGCGCACACACGGTCGTTCGCGAGCATGTCACCATGAACGGCGGCACGGCCGGCGGCGGGCATGTGACGCGCGTTGGAAGCCATTGCCTCTTTCTCACCGGTAGCCACGTTGCGCACGATTGCCAGATTGGCGATCATGTCTTCCTCATCAACAACGCGACACTCGCTGGCCACGTCACGGTCGAAGACTACGCCATCCTCGGCGGGCTCTCGGCGGTTCACCAATGGGTTCGGGTCGGTGCCCACGGCTTTGTCGGCGGCATGTCGGGTGTGGAAGCGGACGTCATCCCGTTCGGCATAGTGCTAGGAAATCGCGCCGCACTAGCCGGGCTCAACATTGTCGGCTTGAAACGGCACGGCTTCGAGCGCGATCAGATCCACTCGCTGCGCAAGGCGTATCGGCTGCTCTTTTCGGCGGAAGGCACGCTGTCCGAGCGCCTCGACGATGTCGAGAAAATGTTTGCGGACGATCCCGCTGTGCAGCGCATCGTCTCGTTCATGCGGGCCAAGACGGATCGCTCGTTCTGCGTGCCACGCGCTCAGGCATGAACGTTCCTGCCGTGGCCGGGGAACCGGGAGCGAAGACCGGCGCGGCAGCAGGAGCTTCGCGCATCGGCATCGTCGCTGGAGGTGGCACCCTGCCGCTCGCCGTTGCCGAAGCGGCGGCCGCGCGTGGCGAGCGCCCCTACATCGTCGGCCTTCAGGGCAACGCATCCTCCACCATCGAAAGCTTTCCGCATAGCTATGCCGGAATCGGCCAGATCGGTCGCATTCTCGGTGCGCTCCGCCGCGAGGGGTGCGAGCGCGTCGTCTTCGTCGGCAGTTTGCGTCGTCCCAATCTCTTGCGCGTGAGGATCGACACCGGTTTCGTGCGTCATATGCCGGAGCTTCTGCGCATTCTTCGTGGCGGCGACGACTCCGTGTTGCGCGCGGTGGCGCGGTTTTTCGAGGCGCGCGGTTTCGAAGTTCTGGCGGCGCACGAGGTCGCGCCGCGCCTGCTTGCCCCCGCCGGTGTGTTCTCGGGAGCCGCGCCAGACGCCGAAGCGCTTGCCGATATCCGGCTCGCCTTCAATGTTGCCCGTGCGCTAGGCGAGTACGATATCGGGCAGGGCGCGGTCGTCGCGCGGGGGTATGTGCTTGCGGTGGAGGCGGCGGAGGGGACGGACGCCATGCTCTCGCGATGCCGCGATCTCAACCGCTGGGGCTTCAAGAACCGGCAAGGCGTGCTGGTGAAGATGCCCAAGCCAGGCCAGGATCTCCGCCTCGATATGCCTGCCATCGGGCCGCGCACGGTCGAACTTGCTGCCGAGGCCGGGCTCGCGGGGATCGCGGTCGCGGCCGGAGGCGTACTGCTGGCTGAGCAACAGGCCATCGTGGAAAAGGCCGATGCGCTCGGCCTGTTTCTTTATGGCGTCGATGGGGAAGAGTTGCGCGCGTGGCAGTAAAGCCCTGATGGGCGCCCATCAAACGAAATTCCCGATCGGTTGTTGACTCCGATCGGCCCCGCTCTAATCGGGATTTACGACAAACTCGCACTTGTATGGCTGCGCCTTCTGGATGCGATGTCGGTCGGCGGCGTTTGCGATTGTCGTTGAGCGCGCCCGCAAACGGCCAGCAGCCGAGCTTGCGGAGCATCCATCCCGTTCCGCGTCTGTTAATCGCTTCCGTCGATTGACCGTGACGACAGCGGCGCGTTGGCGTAGGACGTGGCCGTATAAGGGCGCATCGGCACGCCTGATGCCAGGGCCATCGGCTTTGCTCCGGTTCAATGCGCCCAGCGGCGGAATCCTGTCGCACAGGGCACGGCGATTTTGTTTCGGCCGGAGGTATGCACCCGCCGGCGGGTTTCGGGGGACAAACATGGGACGTTTCTGGATATTCATTGCGGCAGTTCTCGGAGCACTTTCGGTCGCCGCCGGAGCCATCGGCGCGCATGAGGTGACGGCCGATGCGTCGCGTCAGCCGTTCGCCACGGCCTCGCTCTATCACACGATGCATTCGCTCGCGCTGCTCGGCGTCGGCGTCGTTCTATTCATCTCGCAAGGCTGGCGCACGCATGTCGGCACGATTTTCCTGAACCTGGCCGCGCTCCTGTTCGTCGCCGGTATCATCCTCTTCTCGGGCGGCATTTATGCGCGTCATGCGGAGATTTTCGCGACGCCGTTTGGCGTGGTTCCCGCTGGCGGCGTAGCGCTCATCGGCGGCTGGCTGGCTCTCGCTATCGGCGCTCTCGGCCTGCGCCGCTAACATCGGCGGCACTGTCACGCGACACAAAGAAGCCGGTGCTCGGGCGACGACGAATCTCGTCGACGCCTGCTACCGGCTTGTTGCACGAAACCTTCCGCCGTCCGTGGTGCGCGGGGGCGCGCTCCCCTGCTCCTCGGCGCCTGCGGAAAACACTGGACGCTGTGTCACGCGGTGTTCACTCCATTCCGTTACGCAGCACTCGTTCTGAAATTGCGGCTCGACTGCGGCTGGAAGCGGCTGTCTGGAGCCTCTGATGACCCTGCCTTAGTGGGCGGTCATGCCGTTGGCGGCGGTCTTGCGGCGGCGGCCCCGCGCTTTCGGTGCGGCGGCGGCGAGGACGGCGGAGAGTTCGAGGGCGGCGGCCGGGATTTCGATGGGCGCACCCGAAACTTCGATCGCTTCAGCGACCGTGACCTCGATTTCAGCCGGAACCGCGATCACTTCAGCGGCGGTGACTTCGACGATGGCCGGAACTTCGACGGCGGCGACTGCGGCGACGGCTTCGACCTTCGCCTTCGGCTTGCGGCCACGACGTGCGGGCTGCTTCGGCTCGACGACAGTAGCGGCGGCGGCGGCGGCTGCGGCGGCGCGCTTCGCGGTGGCGGCGGCCTTCCGGGCGGCCTTGCGAACGCGGGCGATTTCAGCGTTGGCGAGACGGATCAGGGCGCGCAGTTCCTCGGAAATCGCGGCGTCGAGCGCGGCGACCGCGTCGGCGGCGTTGGCGAGATTGTGCGCGATGGTGTTGATCGCGACCGTGTTGGGAGAGAGAGAGGCCATGGTTTGTTGCTTTCGGTTTTGAACCGGCCCCCGCGGCCGGCTTCCCCTTTAGCAATCTATGGTTGTGTTTAATTTTACGTAAAAAAAGCGCGCATTAAATCAATGGGCTGGCATATATTTGCTCATTATACGGATCAGTTTGTGATCTAACCAACTGAATAACAAGAGAAAATATCACATGTCGCCGGCCTCATTAGGGTGCGGGCAAGCCATTGTCTAATAGGCGCTTTTTTCATTCGCCGATTCCGAATCACTTCAATTTGCGCGTTCTGCGTGTGATTTCGGGCGCAAAAAAAGCACCACGCAAATGCGTCGCGCTTGTCGATATCCCGTAATTTTGCCTCCTCGCCGCGCGAACAATTTGCGCACATCACGCGGCGGGCGCTTTCCGCGTTAAAGCCGCTTGAGAATTTCGGCCTTTTTCGCGGCGAATTCTTCCTCGGAGATGTAGCCCTTGTCGCGCAAGCTGCCGAGCTGTTCGAGAAGGGCAAGGCCCGCGCTCCGAAGCTCATTGGCCGAGGGCACCCCGGACGTCGTGACCGCAGCCGGTGACGCATGCTCGCCGCCGTGTGCCGACGCAGCGGGCGCATGCTGTCCGGTCGGGCCACCGACGCGCGGCAGGGTGTCGATCCGCACCGTGCCGTTCTGGCTCGAAAACGTCATGCTCTCGCCGCCGCCCTGCTGTTGGCCGAAGCCGTAAACCGAATAGCCCGTGGTGTCGTAAATCTCGACGCGGCCATTGCCGTAATCGATAGCGAGGCGATTGGAGTCTGGAAAATAGGCGTAGCGCGTCGTGTTCTGGCCGCCTGTGGAGGACGGATTGCCAAGCTCCGATGGCCACCAGCCGCCGGACGACGATTGGCCGAATCCGCCGCCGCCCTGATATTGCGACTGCCCGTAGCCGCCCGACTGTTGCTGCTGCTGGTTCGAATAGTTCTGGTTGGCGTAGGGCTGCTGCTGCGGCTGGGGCGCGAAAACGCCCGGCTGCGACATCAGGTTCGACAGGTCGTTGCAGAGGTTGTCGACCGTGATCTTCGCCGAGTTGTTGAACATGTCGCCTACCATGGTCATGCCGCCGCGCATCCACTGGCCGCCGCCGCCGAACTCGGAGAGGTTGAACTGTGCCATGCTTCCGCCGCCGCGAATGACAGCGTCAAACATGATCTTCACGGAGTCTATGGCGATCCGATAGCGGTCGGCGATGGCGGCGACGAGGCGCTCGCCCTCGGGCGTAAGGTTTGTCATTGCGGCGTCTCCCTTTAGCGCGTCCGCGCACGCATGTTATTTTAGCCCTGGATTATACAAGACTTGATCACGCTCTTCCCGCGCAAACGCTACAAAATGAACTTCGAAAGGTCCGCGTTCTTCGCGAGATCGCCCACCTGCGTCTTAACATACGTCGCGTCGATAACGAACTTCGTACGCGCCTTGTCGGCGGCCTCGAAGCTGATTTCATCCAGCACACGTTCCATGACAGTGGAAAGACGGCGCGCGCCGATATTTTCGACGTTCGCGTTCACTTCCACCGCCACATCGGCGATGGCGTCGATGGCGTCTTCGCTGAACTCAAGTTCCACGCCCTCGGTTGCCATCAGCGCGACAGATTGCTTGATGAGGCTCGATTTCGGCTCGCGCAGGATGCGGCGGAAATCGTCGCCCGTCAGCGCCTGAAGCTCGACGCGGATCGGCAGACGGCCCTGAAGCTCGGGCAGCATGTCCGACGGCTTCGCCACGTGGAACGCGCCCGACGCGATGAACAGGATGTGGTCGGTTTTCACCGGGCCGTATTTCGTGCTGACGGTCGTTCCCTCGATCAGCGGCAACAGGTCGCGCTGCACGCCTTCGCGGCTGACATCGGCGCCGAGCCGCTCCGAGCGCGCGGTGATCTTGTCGATCTCGTCGAGAAAGACGATGCCGTTTTCCTCAACCGCCGTGATCGCGTCCTGAACCACCGCCTCGTTGTCGAGCAGCTTGTCGCTCTCGTCGTTGATCAGCACCTCGTATGAATCGCGCACGGATAGACGGCGCGTCTTCGTGCGCTGGCCGAACGCTTTGCCGAGCACGTCGTTGAGGTTCATCATGCTGACGGACGAGCCGGGCATGCCGGGGATCTCGAAGCCACCCACCCCGCCGCCGGTATCGGCCACCTGAACCTCGATCTCCTTTTCGTCGAGTTCGCCGTCGCGCAGTTTCTTGCGAAACGCATCCTTCGTGGCGGGGCTGGCGTGCTGCCCGACGAGCGCCATCAAAACGCGTTCCTCCGCCAGAAGATGCGCCTTCGCGCGCACTTCCTTGCGTTTCGTCTCGCGGACGAGGCCGATCGCGCTTTCCACGAGGTCGCGGATGATCTGGTCGACGTCACGGCCGACATAGCCGACTTCGGTGAACTTCGTGGCCTCGACCTTCAGGAACGGCGCGTTGGCGAGCTTGGCGAGGCGGCGCGAAATCTCCGTCTTGCCGACGCCTGTCGGGCCGATCATGAGGATGTTCTTCGGCAGCACCTCTTCGCGCATGTCGTCCTTGAGCTGCTGTCGGCGCCAGCGATTGCGCAGCGCGATGGCTACGGCGCGTTTCGCGGCGTGCTGGCCGACGATGTGGCGGTCGAGTTCAGAGACGATTTCACGCGGGGAGAAATTGGCGTCAGTCATTGGACGGCAGGCTTTCGACGATGATGTTGTTGTTCGTGTAAACGCAGATGTCGGCGGCGATGGCCATGGCCTTGCGCGCGATGTCCTCCGCCGAAAGGTCGGTATCGAGGAGCGCGCGCGCGGCGGAGAGCGCATAATTGCCGCCGGAGCCGATGCCCATGATGGCGTGCTCGGGTTCGAGCACGTCGCCCGTGCCGGTAAGAACCAGCGTCGCGTTCTTGTCGGCGACGATCATCATCGCTTCGAGGCGGCGCAGATAGCGGTCGGTGCGCCAGTCCTTGGCGAGATCGACGCAGGCGCGAACGAGCTGGTCGGGATACATTTCGAGCTTGGATTCGAGGCGCTCGAACAGCGTGAAAGCGTCGGCGGTCGCGCCCGCGAAGCCGGAGATCACGTTGCCCTTGCCGAGCGTGCGGACCTTTTTCGCGTTGGCCTTGATAACGGTCTGGCCGAGAGACACCTGTCCGTCACCGGCGATGACCACCCGGCCGCCCTTGCGAACGGTAAGAATTGTGGTGCCGTGCCAGCCTGTGGGATCGTGAGGGGATTGCGCAAAATGCGTCATTTGTCGTACCTGCTTTATCGAGCGGATATGGCGCGCGGGTTTAAACCGTCAAGAAGCGGCTTCGCTTGCGCAGCCTGTAGAGGATCGAGACTGTGAGAAAAGCGCGGATCGAACGGAAGACGAAGGAAACCGGGATCGCTGTCGAGGTGAATCTGGACGGAACCGGCGCTTTTTCAATAGCGACGGGCGTCGGCTTCTTCGACCATATGCTGGAGCAGCTTTCAAAGCACTCCCGCATCGACATCGCGCTTTCGGCCGAGGGCGACCTCCACGTCGACCAGCACCACACGGTGGAAGATGTCGGCATTGCGCTCGGTCAGGCGATTGCTCAGGCGCTGGGCGACAAGCGCGGCATCGGCCGCTACGCACACGCCTATCTGCCGATGGACGAGACGCTGACGCGCGTCGCGCTTGATATCTCCGGCCGCCCTTATCTGATCTGGCGCGTGAAATTCCCGACCGAGAAGATCGGGCAAATGGACACGGAGCTTTTCCGCGAATTCTTTCAGGCGCTGGCGCAAAATGCCGGGATCACGCTTCACATCGAGACGCTCCACGGCGAGAATGCGCATCACATCGCCGAAAGCTGCTTCAAGGGCTTGGCGCGGGCGCTGCGTGAGGCCATCATGATCGACGAGGCCGCGCGCGGCGAAATTCCATCGACGAAAGGGCAGCTCGGCGGGTGACGCTTGGCTGGAACCGCCCATGATCATCTACACCGTGCACGAGCCGCCGCACGCCACCGGCAATGTCGAGGAGCGCTCCGAACGCATCGCCTTCGTGCGGGAGGGCTTCACGTTCTGGGGCTTCCTGTTCGGCCCGTTCTGGCTCCTCTGGAACCGCCTCTGGCTGGAAGCCATCGCCGTGGTGGCGCTGGCCGCCGGGCTTTACGCGGTTCTGATGCAGCTCGGCGTCGGCGAGCAGTCGGCCGGGGTCGTCAATCTGCTTGTGGCGCTCATCATCGGCTTCGAGGGCAACGACCTCATCCGCTGGCGGCTTCAGCGCAAGGGCTACACCTTCATTTCCTCCGTGGCCGGGCGCGACCGCGAGGAGTGCGAGCACCGCTTCTTCGCCGCGTGGATGCCGCCTGTCATGGCGGTCGGCGGCGGGAGAGCTTCTGGCGCCATGAGGGGCGACTGGCGAACGCCGCATTCCGTTGGCACCTGGCCGGAGGCGACAGCCTGACATGAGCGTCGCAATCGTAGACTACCAATCGGGAAACCTGCACTCAGCGGCCAAGGCGTTTGAACGCGCGGCGCGCGAAGGCGGCTTCGACACCGAAATCCGTGTGACATCCGATCCCGAGGCGGTTCGCCGCGCCGACCGCGTGGTGCTGCCCGGCGTCGGCGCGTTCGGCGACTGTTATCGCGGGCTGTCGGAAACGCCCGGCATGATCGAGTCGTTGAGAGAGGCCGTGTTCGAGCGCGGGCGGCCGTTCTTCGGCATCTGCGTCGGCATGCAGATGCTGGCGGATCGCGGGCTGGAACATGGCGAGCACCGGGGGCTTGGCTGGATCGGCGGCGAGGTGGATCTCATCGCGCCATCGGACCCGCGCCTCAAGATCCCGCATATGGGGTGGAACACGCTCGACATCGCGCGCCTGCATCCGCTGCTGGAAGGCATTCCCGGCGGCGATGAGGGCTGGCACGCCTATTTCGTCCACTCCTATCACTTCAAGCCGACGGACGCCGCGGACGTCGTGGCGCGCACGGATTACAGCGGGCCGATCACGGCGCTTGTTGCGCGCGACAACATCGCGGGCAGCCAGTTCCACCCGGAGAAAAGCCAGAAGCTCGGCCTCAGGCTGATTTCAAATTTCTTGCGGTGGCGGCCTTGAGGTGACGCGACGTCTTCCCGTTGCGGCTGAAGATGGCAGTGAGGATCTGGCTTTTCGACCGCGCGTCGGCGATCTGCGAGACCTTCTCGCCGCTGGCTTCGCTCGTGTTGAACGCGGCCTCTTCCTCGCCTGCCTCGCAGACAAGCACGCGATCCCGAAACGTCAGCTCCTGCATCAGCGCCGCGCGAATTTCCGACGCCGTCGCATCGGTGCGGATGAACCAGACGCCCGTCATCGGGTGTTCCCAATCCGTTGCGAGCCTTCGGATGCAGTCGGCCGCCTTGATGGCGCGCCTCTCCCGGTGAAACTCGCAGCAGATGAGATAACGGCGCATCGCACTCTCTTCGAATAACTCGGTTTGAACGGTGCCTCTCGGGCTGATACTAAAGGAAAGCCGAAGCGTCCGGTCAAAGAAAACAGCCTGCGCACGTGGTATTGTTCCACGTGTGTTTAATCCTGGGGACAACTTGAATGATTCTCTATCCCGCCATCGATCTCAAAGACGGGCAATGCGTACGCTTGAAACAGGGTCTGATGGATCAGGCCACGGTGTTCAACGACGACCCGGCGGATCAGGCGCGGCAGTTCCAGACGCAGGGCTTTTCCGCGTTGCATGTGGTGGACCTGAACGGCGCGTTTGAAGGCCGCTCGGTCAATGCCGACGCCGTGACGCACATTCTGGCGGCGGTCACGATCCCGGTGCAACTCGGCGGCGGCATCCGCACGCTCGAAGGTGTGGCGCACTGGATCGACCGGGGCGTGTCCCGCGTGATCCTCGGCACGGCGGCGGTGCGCGATCCCCATCTCGTGAAGGAGGCATGCGCGCGCTTTCCGGGAAAGATCGCGGTCGGCATCGATGCGAAGAATGGCCATGTGGCGGTGCAAGGCTGGGCGGAGACGTCCGATCTTTCAGCCGTGGATCTTGCCCGGCGCCTTGCCGATGTGGGCGTCGCCGCGATCATCTACACCGACATCGCGCGCGACGGTATGCTGACGGGCCTCAACCTTGATGCGACGGCCGAACTCGCCCGCGCCGTGCACATTCCGGTGATCGCGTCGGGCGGTCTGGCTGGCATAGCCGACATCGAAAAGCTGCTGTCCCCGGCCCACGCCATCATCGCGGGCGCTATCGCCGGGCGCGCGCTCTATGACGGGCGGCTGGACCCCAAGGCGGCGCTTGCCCTTATCGGCCGACAATCATGATGCCGATTGAGACGCAAGCTTCGCCTCATCTCGCGGGGTTATCTATCGTGGTGTCGGGTGCTTCTTATGCCCCGCTCCACCCTTGTTTTCGGCCACGCCAAGCCTTCTGCAACACATAATTGACGAAATCCGCCACTACCGGCAAAGGGAGTGGCAAGTTGATGCCTGCGAAAGGAAGAGCCTCCTTAATGGCAAAGCGACCGTTGCTTAGCAGCGATTGGGCGAGTCCCGCTGCCGTTGTCTTCCTTTTGCTTCTGTTTTTCGCCTTTGTTTCCATAGCCAGGGCGCGCGCGGAGGAGACGCCGCAAGGCAGCGTTGCCGCGTCCGACGCTCCGTCCGAGAAAAAAGCCGAAGAGAAAAAGCCTGAGGCTCATCAGCCTTCTGAGAAGGCCGAAACTCCTCAGTCCTCGGAAAAAAAAGCCGAAGCCACGCTTTCGCCGGAAAAAAAGGCCGAGGCCTCGTCCGACGCCAAGCCCGAGGCCGAAAAGCCGCAGCCGAAGGCGGCAGATGTCCCCGAAGCGAAGCGGCCTCCGCAGCCAAAGGCGGCCGATGCCCCCGAACCGAAGCGGCCGCCCCAGGCGAGCGCTTCCGGCAACGGCAAGACCGGTGATGCCAGAGAAACGCGTCCATCCGAAAAGGCCGTCGACAAGGCTCCCGCCGACCGTGCTCCAGAGAAGGCCGCCGATCAGCCGAAAGACCTGACGCCAAAGATCGATGGCGGCAATGGCGGACTCGCCGTGCGCGGCTCGACCATCAACGCGCTCTACCGCATCCATTGGATCGGCGCGCATATCGGCGATTTTCGCATTCGCTCATCGATCACGAACCGCCAGTATTCCTTGCAGGCCGACGCCAACATCAGCGTTTTCTTCGGCAGCGTGAGCTGGCAGGGCGTGACATCGAGTAGCGGCCTCATGACGGCCAACGGCCCCGTCCCGCAAAGCTACATGTTCCGCTACCAGACGGGCAATCGCGGCGAGACGGTGGAATTGCGCTTCCAGCAGAAGATGGTGCGCGACATTCTGATTAACCCGCCCGCGCGGCCGGGCGCTCGCAATGCACCGATCACGGCGGCTCATTTGCAGAATGTCGTCGATCCGCTGAGCGCGCTTGTGCTTCTTTCGCAGGCGCGGCTTGCGAAAAACGCGGGCGAAGGCGCCTGCAACAAGCGCCTGCCGATCTTCGACGGCAAGATCCGTTACGACCTCGTGCTGTCGCCGAAGGGGACGCGATCCGTCTCCGGGGCTGGCAAACTC of Rhodomicrobium vannielii ATCC 17100 contains these proteins:
- the lpxD gene encoding UDP-3-O-(3-hydroxymyristoyl)glucosamine N-acyltransferase, producing MDHPGFWAPAGPHTLFDLVAHADATIPEAFLSLGGRKMVAIRTLDEAGPDDVSFFDNRKYLAALKVTRAGAVFVSQASATQLPETSVPLVARDPYRAFARALELFFPDAGTPKVAPGTSPVDETAQIEDGVIIEPGAVIGAGASIGRGTRIAAGAVIGYRVAIGRDGFIGPGASITHALIGNRVIIHAGARVGQDGFGFAMGPGGHYKVRQVGRVIIQDDVEIGANSTIDRGALKDTIIGEGTKIDNLVQIAHNVVIGRHCVIAALTGISGSTVLEDYVAMGGQCGTVGHIRIGAGAQIGAQSGVSSSIPRGERWGGTPAKPMAAWAREVALLKRLAKRKAADNPGDTND
- the hisA gene encoding 1-(5-phosphoribosyl)-5-[(5-phosphoribosylamino)methylideneamino]imidazole-4-carboxamide isomerase encodes the protein MILYPAIDLKDGQCVRLKQGLMDQATVFNDDPADQARQFQTQGFSALHVVDLNGAFEGRSVNADAVTHILAAVTIPVQLGGGIRTLEGVAHWIDRGVSRVILGTAAVRDPHLVKEACARFPGKIAVGIDAKNGHVAVQGWAETSDLSAVDLARRLADVGVAAIIYTDIARDGMLTGLNLDATAELARAVHIPVIASGGLAGIADIEKLLSPAHAIIAGAIAGRALYDGRLDPKAALALIGRQS
- the hslV gene encoding ATP-dependent protease subunit HslV, translated to MTHFAQSPHDPTGWHGTTILTVRKGGRVVIAGDGQVSLGQTVIKANAKKVRTLGKGNVISGFAGATADAFTLFERLESKLEMYPDQLVRACVDLAKDWRTDRYLRRLEAMMIVADKNATLVLTGTGDVLEPEHAIMGIGSGGNYALSAARALLDTDLSAEDIARKAMAIAADICVYTNNNIIVESLPSND
- the lpxA gene encoding acyl-ACP--UDP-N-acetylglucosamine O-acyltransferase encodes the protein MTQMLVHSSAAIDPRATLEEGVEIGPFAVIGPNVTLRKNVKVHAHVVITGATEIGEGCEIHPFAVLGGPPQDVKYQGERSELFVGAHTVVREHVTMNGGTAGGGHVTRVGSHCLFLTGSHVAHDCQIGDHVFLINNATLAGHVTVEDYAILGGLSAVHQWVRVGAHGFVGGMSGVEADVIPFGIVLGNRAALAGLNIVGLKRHGFERDQIHSLRKAYRLLFSAEGTLSERLDDVEKMFADDPAVQRIVSFMRAKTDRSFCVPRAQA
- a CDS encoding SHOCT domain-containing protein is translated as MTNLTPEGERLVAAIADRYRIAIDSVKIMFDAVIRGGGSMAQFNLSEFGGGGQWMRGGMTMVGDMFNNSAKITVDNLCNDLSNLMSQPGVFAPQPQQQPYANQNYSNQQQQQSGGYGQSQYQGGGGFGQSSSGGWWPSELGNPSSTGGQNTTRYAYFPDSNRLAIDYGNGRVEIYDTTGYSVYGFGQQQGGGESMTFSSQNGTVRIDTLPRVGGPTGQHAPAASAHGGEHASPAAVTTSGVPSANELRSAGLALLEQLGSLRDKGYISEEEFAAKKAEILKRL
- a CDS encoding DUF423 domain-containing protein; its protein translation is MGRFWIFIAAVLGALSVAAGAIGAHEVTADASRQPFATASLYHTMHSLALLGVGVVLFISQGWRTHVGTIFLNLAALLFVAGIILFSGGIYARHAEIFATPFGVVPAGGVALIGGWLALAIGALGLRR
- a CDS encoding LpxI family protein, encoding MNVPAVAGEPGAKTGAAAGASRIGIVAGGGTLPLAVAEAAAARGERPYIVGLQGNASSTIESFPHSYAGIGQIGRILGALRREGCERVVFVGSLRRPNLLRVRIDTGFVRHMPELLRILRGGDDSVLRAVARFFEARGFEVLAAHEVAPRLLAPAGVFSGAAPDAEALADIRLAFNVARALGEYDIGQGAVVARGYVLAVEAAEGTDAMLSRCRDLNRWGFKNRQGVLVKMPKPGQDLRLDMPAIGPRTVELAAEAGLAGIAVAAGGVLLAEQQAIVEKADALGLFLYGVDGEELRAWQ
- the hisB gene encoding imidazoleglycerol-phosphate dehydratase HisB; its protein translation is MRKARIERKTKETGIAVEVNLDGTGAFSIATGVGFFDHMLEQLSKHSRIDIALSAEGDLHVDQHHTVEDVGIALGQAIAQALGDKRGIGRYAHAYLPMDETLTRVALDISGRPYLIWRVKFPTEKIGQMDTELFREFFQALAQNAGITLHIETLHGENAHHIAESCFKGLARALREAIMIDEAARGEIPSTKGQLGG
- the fabZ gene encoding 3-hydroxyacyl-ACP dehydratase FabZ; this encodes MSNTSEPQLESETRQERRELGTADITRILKLLPHRYPFLLVDRIIEMDGDSSAIGIKNVTINEPFFQGHFPNFPVMPGVLLIEGMAQTAGALCMASLSNFEPQLVYFMSIDRARFRRPVLPGDQVHFHMTKKRNRGRVWRFDGKARVNGQLVAEAEISAMIVDANDNKGA
- the hisH gene encoding imidazole glycerol phosphate synthase subunit HisH codes for the protein MSVAIVDYQSGNLHSAAKAFERAAREGGFDTEIRVTSDPEAVRRADRVVLPGVGAFGDCYRGLSETPGMIESLREAVFERGRPFFGICVGMQMLADRGLEHGEHRGLGWIGGEVDLIAPSDPRLKIPHMGWNTLDIARLHPLLEGIPGGDEGWHAYFVHSYHFKPTDAADVVARTDYSGPITALVARDNIAGSQFHPEKSQKLGLRLISNFLRWRP
- a CDS encoding DUF2628 domain-containing protein encodes the protein MIIYTVHEPPHATGNVEERSERIAFVREGFTFWGFLFGPFWLLWNRLWLEAIAVVALAAGLYAVLMQLGVGEQSAGVVNLLVALIIGFEGNDLIRWRLQRKGYTFISSVAGRDREECEHRFFAAWMPPVMAVGGGRASGAMRGDWRTPHSVGTWPEATA
- the hslU gene encoding ATP-dependent protease ATPase subunit HslU, which codes for MTDANFSPREIVSELDRHIVGQHAAKRAVAIALRNRWRRQQLKDDMREEVLPKNILMIGPTGVGKTEISRRLAKLANAPFLKVEATKFTEVGYVGRDVDQIIRDLVESAIGLVRETKRKEVRAKAHLLAEERVLMALVGQHASPATKDAFRKKLRDGELDEKEIEVQVADTGGGVGGFEIPGMPGSSVSMMNLNDVLGKAFGQRTKTRRLSVRDSYEVLINDESDKLLDNEAVVQDAITAVEENGIVFLDEIDKITARSERLGADVSREGVQRDLLPLIEGTTVSTKYGPVKTDHILFIASGAFHVAKPSDMLPELQGRLPIRVELQALTGDDFRRILREPKSSLIKQSVALMATEGVELEFSEDAIDAIADVAVEVNANVENIGARRLSTVMERVLDEISFEAADKARTKFVIDATYVKTQVGDLAKNADLSKFIL